The Mangrovimonas cancribranchiae nucleotide sequence GTTTCTGTTCTATAAACCCCTTCTATATCATCTAACATAAAAATAACATCTTTTGCATGCTCTGTATTTCTTGCTCTAATTTTACAAAACACATTAAACTTACCAGTTGTGATATGAGCAACTGTAACAAAAGGAATTTCGTTTATACGCTCTAGCACAAATTTAGTTTGAGAGGTGTTTTTAAGAAAAACACCGACATAAGCTATAAAAGAATATCCTAGTTTTTTATAATCTAAAGTTAAAGAAGATCCTTTTATTATGCCTGCTTCTTCCATTTTTTTCACCCTAACATGAACAGTTCCAGCAGAAATCACTAATTTTTTC carries:
- a CDS encoding Lrp/AsnC family transcriptional regulator — translated: MAKFKLDEIDHQILDMLIDNTRVPFTDIAKKLVISAGTVHVRVKKMEEAGIIKGSSLTLDYKKLGYSFIAYVGVFLKNTSQTKFVLERINEIPFVTVAHITTGKFNVFCKIRARNTEHAKDVIFMLDDIEGVYRTETMISMEESINDKKRLMHSIFNEM